One window of the Triticum dicoccoides isolate Atlit2015 ecotype Zavitan chromosome 3B, WEW_v2.0, whole genome shotgun sequence genome contains the following:
- the LOC119281416 gene encoding MAPK kinase substrate protein At1g80180-like, protein MAGLQRSSETFRRSGSSGMVWEDKQQLSASGKEAAAPARMQRSGSSGGHGGYRAGHVQPALDPPSPRVAACGFCSLFGKQAPQPQHRAGGGSAKGKRR, encoded by the coding sequence ATGGCGGGGCTGCAGCGGTCGAGCGAGACGTTCCGGCGGTCGGGGTCGTCGGGGATGGTGTGGGAGGACAAGCAGCAGCTGTCGGCGTCGGGCAAGGAGGCGGCGGCCCCCGCGCGGATGCAGCGGAGCGGCTCCAGCGGGGGTCACGGCGGGTACAGGGCGGGGCACGTCCAGCCGGCGCTCGACCCACCCTCCCCGCGCGTCGCCGCCTGCGGCTTCTGCAGCCTCTTCGGCAAGCAGGCGCCCCAGCCGCAGCACCGCGCGGGCGGCGGCAGCGCCAAGGGGAAGCGCCGGTGA